A genomic window from Micromonospora violae includes:
- a CDS encoding LON peptidase substrate-binding domain-containing protein, giving the protein MTARLPVFPLATVLFPGLVLPLHIFEERYRALVRHLVDLPEGAPREFGVVAIQAGWEVASTGPGGRATPSAGEVTLHEVGCTAELRQVTELADGGFDIVTVGRRRFRIAEVDDSAEPYLTADVEWLPDPGGPDEVADLLAARVIAVFRQYLGLIRSDPEEISEQLPEDPTVLSHLVAATAALTVDDRQRLLAIDDTAARLRAELRLLNREAALLRQVRAVPVPLAELASPPTPN; this is encoded by the coding sequence GTGACCGCACGGCTGCCGGTGTTCCCGCTCGCAACGGTGCTCTTTCCCGGGTTGGTGCTGCCGCTGCACATCTTCGAGGAGCGTTACCGGGCCCTGGTCCGACACCTGGTCGACCTGCCCGAGGGTGCCCCGCGCGAGTTCGGCGTGGTGGCCATCCAGGCCGGCTGGGAGGTCGCGTCCACCGGCCCCGGCGGCCGGGCGACGCCGAGCGCCGGCGAGGTCACGCTGCACGAGGTGGGCTGCACCGCCGAGCTGCGCCAGGTGACCGAGCTGGCCGATGGTGGTTTCGACATCGTCACGGTCGGCCGCCGCCGGTTCCGGATCGCCGAGGTCGACGACAGCGCCGAGCCCTACCTGACGGCGGACGTCGAGTGGCTGCCCGACCCGGGCGGCCCGGACGAGGTGGCCGACCTGCTGGCCGCCCGGGTGATCGCGGTGTTCCGGCAGTACCTCGGGCTGATCCGCTCCGACCCGGAGGAGATCTCCGAGCAGCTGCCGGAGGACCCGACGGTGCTGTCGCACCTGGTGGCCGCGACCGCGGCGCTCACCGTCGACGACCGCCAGCGACTGCTGGCGATCGACGACACCGCCGCCCGGCTCCGCGCCGAGCTGCGGTTGCTCAACCGCGAGGCGGCTCTGCTGCGTCAGGTGCGGGCGGTTCCGGTGCCGCTGGCGGAGCTGGCGTCCCCGCCGACACCCAACTGA
- a CDS encoding DUF2567 domain-containing protein, translated as MSPDNPDPERPVDEPDQPSRTPGATPPPADLSAATPPVGPGQLPASTAYQSVLELRFDEPRRPLRTVATVLGAVLALAALGVPLGLLWAALAPDTPVLKTAEGAIYAEPQPEQPIAADGWFSLLGLAFGLLVALVLWFVLRRRRGPVGLVAVVLGTLLAAPVAWQVGRRIGLATFDRLLATAPAGQAFSKPADLRAGGVDWLLGVLPVPHGNLLLPAFGAAVMYTLLAGWSRWPGLRPEPEPGEFSWVSAGTPAPPAAPEPPAPDAAEPPRG; from the coding sequence GTGAGCCCGGACAACCCCGACCCTGAGCGGCCCGTCGACGAGCCCGACCAACCATCCCGTACGCCGGGCGCGACACCGCCGCCGGCCGACCTGTCGGCCGCGACACCGCCGGTCGGCCCGGGCCAGCTGCCGGCCTCGACGGCATACCAGAGCGTGCTGGAGCTCCGGTTCGACGAGCCGCGTCGTCCGCTGCGTACCGTGGCGACGGTGCTGGGCGCGGTGCTCGCGTTGGCCGCGCTGGGTGTTCCGCTCGGGCTGCTCTGGGCCGCGCTCGCGCCGGACACCCCGGTGCTCAAGACCGCAGAGGGGGCGATCTACGCCGAGCCGCAGCCGGAGCAGCCGATCGCCGCCGACGGCTGGTTCAGCCTGCTCGGGCTCGCCTTCGGGCTGCTCGTGGCGCTCGTCCTGTGGTTCGTGCTGCGTCGGCGACGCGGCCCGGTCGGGCTGGTCGCCGTGGTGCTCGGCACCCTGCTCGCCGCGCCGGTGGCCTGGCAGGTGGGGCGGCGGATCGGCCTGGCCACCTTCGACCGGTTGCTGGCTACCGCCCCGGCCGGGCAGGCCTTCAGCAAACCCGCCGACCTGCGCGCCGGTGGCGTGGACTGGCTGCTCGGCGTGTTGCCGGTGCCGCACGGCAACCTGCTGCTGCCGGCGTTCGGGGCCGCGGTCATGTACACCCTGCTGGCCGGCTGGTCACGGTGGCCGGGGCTACGCCCGGAGCCCGAGCCGGGGGAGTTCAGTTGGGTGTCGGCGGGGACGCCAGCTCCGCCAGCGGCACCGGAACCGCCCGCACCTGACGCAGCAGAGCCGCCTCGCGGTTGA
- a CDS encoding MinD/ParA family ATP-binding protein translates to MALGGRAVEGSETGWGRPAEPAPRWRALLDRARLGGRGAEQAEPERRGDEPPPDQLPRRAAPNGYAGRAPAIGHPADLSYGAEPGYRAEATYRVDPAYRAEPAYRSEPGYRAEPDYRAEPAYRAEPDYRAEPAYRTEQPDYRAEPGYRADPGYRAEPGYRPEPGYRADPTYRAEPEPPSRGPEPVPSRYALLDNGYRPGDPPVESRYALLETGYQPETGYPATAPPPPPVAPPPVAPPPVAPPVAPPPVPAVGSAVAERAYPARIEWRPQTVDQEQERANGVLQRDLGTPRVLAFANPKGGVHKTTATVLAAATVGSVRGKGVLAWDDNELRGTLGLRAGSARHARTIRHLISDLAQIEILEGATLLDRLDDYLRHASDGSYDVLAGEESPRFAQRLDQFTVRRVLELLRRTHDVVCVDTGNNVESPNWRTVMQAADQLVVTTVPREDAAFSADWMLDLLHEEGMGELADNAITLISCPTPGRSTLQDDLERHFATRTRGVAVVPYDPALETGSSIEYHQLQPETRQAWLRAAAMMVEPFAR, encoded by the coding sequence GGCCGTGGAGGGCAGTGAGACCGGCTGGGGCCGGCCGGCCGAACCAGCGCCGCGGTGGCGCGCGTTGTTGGACCGTGCCCGGTTGGGCGGTCGCGGCGCGGAGCAGGCCGAGCCGGAACGGCGCGGCGATGAGCCGCCGCCGGACCAGCTGCCACGGCGTGCGGCCCCCAACGGTTACGCCGGGCGGGCACCCGCCATCGGGCATCCGGCCGACCTCTCGTACGGCGCGGAGCCTGGTTACCGGGCCGAGGCGACCTACCGGGTCGACCCCGCCTACCGGGCTGAGCCGGCGTACCGCTCCGAGCCGGGCTATCGGGCCGAACCGGACTATCGCGCCGAGCCGGCGTACCGGGCCGAGCCGGACTACCGCGCCGAGCCGGCGTACCGGACCGAGCAGCCGGACTACCGCGCTGAGCCCGGCTACCGGGCCGATCCCGGCTACCGCGCGGAGCCGGGGTACCGGCCCGAGCCGGGTTACCGGGCCGATCCGACGTACCGGGCCGAGCCCGAGCCGCCGTCGCGTGGCCCCGAGCCGGTCCCGTCGCGCTACGCGTTGCTGGACAACGGCTACCGGCCGGGTGACCCGCCGGTGGAGTCGCGGTACGCGCTGCTGGAGACCGGCTACCAGCCGGAGACCGGCTACCCGGCGACCGCGCCACCGCCCCCACCGGTCGCCCCGCCGCCCGTCGCCCCGCCGCCCGTCGCCCCTCCCGTGGCGCCACCACCCGTCCCGGCGGTCGGCTCGGCGGTCGCCGAACGCGCCTACCCGGCCCGGATCGAGTGGCGGCCGCAGACCGTCGACCAGGAGCAGGAGCGCGCCAACGGGGTGCTCCAACGGGACCTGGGCACGCCCCGGGTGCTCGCCTTCGCCAACCCCAAGGGCGGGGTGCACAAGACGACCGCCACGGTGCTCGCCGCGGCCACGGTCGGCAGCGTCCGCGGCAAGGGCGTGCTGGCCTGGGACGACAACGAGCTGCGCGGCACCCTCGGCCTGCGCGCCGGCAGTGCCCGACACGCACGGACGATCCGGCACCTGATCAGCGACCTGGCCCAGATCGAGATCCTGGAGGGCGCGACCCTGCTGGACCGGCTGGACGACTACCTACGGCACGCCTCCGACGGCTCGTACGACGTGCTGGCCGGCGAGGAGAGCCCGCGCTTCGCCCAGCGACTGGACCAGTTCACCGTCCGTCGGGTGCTGGAGCTGCTGCGGCGCACCCACGACGTGGTCTGCGTGGACACCGGCAACAACGTGGAGAGCCCCAACTGGCGCACGGTGATGCAGGCCGCCGACCAGCTGGTGGTGACCACCGTGCCCCGGGAGGACGCGGCGTTCAGCGCGGACTGGATGCTCGACCTGCTGCACGAGGAGGGCATGGGCGAGTTGGCGGACAACGCGATCACCCTCATCTCCTGCCCCACCCCGGGTCGCTCCACCCTCCAGGACGACCTGGAGCGGCACTTCGCCACCCGTACCCGTGGGGTGGCCGTGGTGCCGTACGACCCGGCTCTGGAGACCGGGTCGTCGATCGAGTACCACCAGCTCCAGCCGGAGACCCGGCAGGCGTGGCTGCGGGCGGCGGCGATGATGGTGGAGCCGTTCGCCCGGTGA